A window of Formosa sp. Hel1_31_208 contains these coding sequences:
- a CDS encoding nuclear transport factor 2 family protein, giving the protein MKNYLILTMMMFTIIMFPQKKKNGTIYVDHPSIKMVEEMQQAYVKGDTIKVASYLAEDFKAFDGMDTDPDDEGMNKSQFVRSSMGWQNNVDYLSISRSGGYPDALEYKDSGLWIQTWDMLKGVHKGTGVKLSMPIHRMFRINKENKIDMVITYDDRGVWAKMRDAFSTRKNGTLYNEHENINTVRKMVRAMEHGDLEKSFSFFTEKARFRNLDMKEDEFNTVAQEKENFQKMSEVWDIESIDVVGYPDYLEYEVNDTRVVQSWWNLRLKRKSDDKRVKIPVLLMHRFDEDGKIFNEMGYYTASTLMED; this is encoded by the coding sequence ATGAAAAATTATTTAATCCTAACGATGATGATGTTCACTATCATCATGTTCCCCCAAAAGAAAAAAAATGGCACCATCTATGTTGATCATCCTTCTATAAAAATGGTAGAGGAAATGCAACAGGCTTATGTTAAAGGCGACACGATTAAAGTAGCAAGTTATCTTGCGGAAGACTTTAAAGCTTTTGATGGAATGGATACGGATCCCGATGATGAAGGTATGAACAAGAGTCAATTTGTAAGATCATCCATGGGTTGGCAGAATAACGTGGATTACTTAAGTATTTCAAGGTCTGGAGGTTATCCGGACGCGTTAGAATATAAAGATTCTGGGCTTTGGATTCAAACTTGGGATATGCTCAAAGGGGTGCATAAAGGTACCGGTGTAAAATTAAGTATGCCAATTCACAGAATGTTTAGAATAAATAAAGAAAACAAAATAGACATGGTCATCACCTATGATGATAGAGGCGTTTGGGCTAAGATGAGAGACGCATTTAGTACAAGAAAAAACGGAACATTATATAATGAGCATGAAAATATCAATACCGTTCGTAAAATGGTACGTGCTATGGAACATGGCGATCTAGAAAAGAGCTTCAGCTTTTTTACAGAAAAAGCGCGGTTTCGTAATCTTGACATGAAAGAGGATGAATTCAATACCGTAGCTCAAGAAAAGGAAAATTTTCAAAAAATGTCAGAAGTTTGGGACATTGAGAGTATTGATGTGGTAGGGTATCCAGATTATTTAGAATACGAAGTGAATGATACTAGGGTTGTACAATCATGGTGGAATTTAAGACTTAAGCGGAAATCTGATGATAAACGCGTGAAAATACCTGTATTATTAATGCATCGATTTGATGAAGACGGGAAAATATTTAATGAAATGGGATATTACACCGCCAGCACATTAATGGAAGACTAA
- the msrB gene encoding peptide-methionine (R)-S-oxide reductase MsrB, with amino-acid sequence MKKILLLLTINLLFSCNSTAQKKETNETIIFPISKTEAEWKKELTSEQYYVMRQEGTERAFSSPLNKEYRKGTFQCAACNTPLFKSEHKFDSGTGWPSFDREIKGNVAFSTDYNLGYARTEEHCATCGGHLGHVFGDGPRATTGKRHCINGVALKFVPED; translated from the coding sequence ATGAAAAAGATACTATTATTACTTACCATTAATTTACTTTTTAGTTGTAATTCTACAGCACAAAAAAAAGAAACAAACGAGACCATAATATTCCCAATATCAAAAACTGAAGCGGAGTGGAAAAAGGAACTGACAAGCGAACAGTATTATGTCATGAGACAGGAAGGTACAGAACGCGCATTTTCAAGTCCATTAAACAAAGAATACCGCAAAGGTACATTTCAATGTGCTGCATGCAACACACCTTTATTTAAAAGCGAGCATAAATTTGATTCAGGTACAGGATGGCCAAGTTTTGATAGAGAAATCAAGGGTAATGTAGCATTTTCTACAGATTACAACCTTGGTTATGCTAGAACTGAAGAGCATTGCGCTACTTGTGGTGGACATTTAGGGCATGTTTTTGGTGACGGTCCGCGTGCTACAACTGGGAAGCGTCATTGCATTAATGGTGTCGCATTGAAATTTGTACCCGAAGACTAA
- a CDS encoding M48 family metallopeptidase — MSIKNKVVVIGVLALFLSCATNPFTGKKTLALVPNSELFPTAFAQYDQFLTENNVVTGTADAEMIKRVGQRIAVAAERWLDANGHQGYLKDYKWEYNLVNDKTVNAWCMPGGKIVFYTGILPIAQNETGIAAIMGHEVAHALANHGQQRMSAGMLQQLGAVAGNVAIKDQQTRDIFNQAYGVGSQVGVMLPFSRSHETQSDEIGIVLMAIAGYNPDEASELWKRMKANSGGQAPPEFLSTHPSNDSRINNLQQLAAKAKVEAKKYGVTTFRPLGNF, encoded by the coding sequence ATGAGTATTAAAAATAAAGTAGTAGTAATAGGAGTGTTAGCGTTATTTCTATCCTGCGCTACGAATCCTTTTACAGGAAAAAAAACCTTAGCGCTTGTTCCGAATTCAGAGTTATTTCCAACAGCATTTGCACAATATGATCAGTTTTTAACTGAGAATAATGTGGTTACAGGAACGGCCGATGCAGAGATGATTAAACGTGTTGGTCAACGAATAGCTGTCGCTGCTGAACGCTGGTTGGATGCAAATGGACATCAAGGGTATTTAAAAGATTATAAATGGGAGTATAACTTGGTAAATGATAAAACCGTAAATGCATGGTGTATGCCAGGCGGTAAAATTGTTTTCTATACTGGAATTTTACCAATTGCTCAAAATGAAACAGGTATAGCAGCCATAATGGGTCACGAAGTAGCACACGCACTTGCGAATCATGGACAACAACGCATGAGTGCTGGGATGCTCCAACAACTAGGCGCTGTAGCCGGTAATGTGGCGATTAAAGATCAGCAAACTAGAGACATTTTCAATCAGGCTTATGGCGTTGGAAGTCAGGTTGGCGTTATGCTACCTTTTAGTCGAAGTCATGAAACGCAATCTGACGAAATAGGAATTGTTTTAATGGCTATAGCTGGATATAATCCAGATGAAGCATCGGAGTTATGGAAACGGATGAAAGCTAATAGTGGGGGACAAGCACCACCTGAATTTTTAAGTACGCATCCATCTAATGATTCAAGAATAAACAATTTGCAACAATTAGCAGCTAAAGCAAAAGTTGAAGCCAAAAAGTATGGAGTAACAACATTTAGACCTTTAGGCAATTTTTAA
- a CDS encoding MFS transporter, with translation MANLEKGSKKLLNAWAFYDWANSVYTLTIASSIFPIFYSALFISQTEKTVPAFGMVFKSTALITYMTAFTFLVVSFTSPILSGIADYVGNKKNFMKFFCYVGGIGCIGLYWFSLENIHLSLLFYFMGLIGYWGSLVFYNSYLPDIAFPEQQDRISAKGFSMGYLGSVFLLLVNLAMVMKPHWFGFDIGNTEESKDLASFEAMKVSFITVGLWWILFSQYTFYVLPKGVSNGHKVTKTVVFNGLKELKLVWLQLQQNLRLKRFLLAFFVFSMAVQTIMLVAVYFGEEEIAWGSSDAKTQGLIVSILVIQLVAILGAVLTSRASAKFGNINTLIFVNVIWMLLCVYAYFMETPIQFYLAASLVGLVMGGIQSLARSTYSKFLPDTEDTTSYFSFYDVAEKIGIVIGMVIFATIDQITGSMRNAILFLFIFFLIGIILLSRVPKENK, from the coding sequence ATGGCTAACCTAGAAAAAGGAAGTAAAAAACTGCTCAATGCCTGGGCATTTTATGATTGGGCAAATTCAGTTTACACTCTAACTATTGCTTCTTCTATATTTCCAATATTTTATTCTGCACTATTTATTTCTCAAACAGAGAAAACGGTCCCTGCTTTTGGCATGGTCTTTAAAAGTACTGCACTAATTACTTATATGACAGCGTTTACCTTTTTGGTAGTCTCGTTTACCTCTCCAATACTTTCAGGAATAGCAGATTATGTAGGGAATAAAAAGAATTTCATGAAGTTCTTTTGTTATGTTGGTGGTATCGGTTGTATTGGCTTGTATTGGTTTAGTTTAGAAAATATTCATTTAAGTCTGTTATTCTATTTCATGGGTTTAATTGGATACTGGGGAAGTCTCGTATTTTATAATTCGTATCTCCCAGATATTGCTTTCCCAGAACAACAAGATCGTATAAGTGCCAAAGGGTTTAGTATGGGATATCTGGGGAGTGTGTTTTTACTATTGGTAAATCTAGCGATGGTAATGAAACCTCACTGGTTTGGCTTCGATATCGGAAACACAGAAGAAAGTAAAGATCTAGCTTCATTTGAGGCCATGAAAGTATCCTTTATTACAGTTGGCTTATGGTGGATATTATTTAGTCAGTATACCTTTTATGTGCTACCAAAAGGAGTGTCCAATGGGCATAAAGTCACGAAAACCGTCGTGTTTAATGGTCTCAAAGAATTAAAACTTGTTTGGCTTCAGTTACAGCAAAATTTAAGATTAAAGCGCTTTCTATTAGCTTTTTTTGTTTTTAGTATGGCTGTTCAAACCATTATGTTAGTTGCTGTTTATTTTGGAGAAGAAGAGATTGCATGGGGAAGTTCAGATGCTAAAACACAAGGTTTGATTGTCAGTATTTTAGTCATTCAATTAGTGGCGATTCTAGGAGCTGTTTTAACCTCACGAGCTTCGGCTAAATTCGGAAATATTAATACATTGATTTTTGTTAATGTTATTTGGATGTTATTGTGCGTGTATGCCTATTTTATGGAGACTCCAATTCAGTTTTATCTCGCAGCGTCATTAGTAGGACTCGTGATGGGTGGTATTCAATCATTGGCCAGATCTACATATTCGAAATTTTTACCAGATACAGAGGATACAACCTCATATTTTAGTTTTTATGATGTGGCCGAAAAAATCGGGATTGTTATTGGTATGGTTATTTTTGCGACCATCGACCAAATAACAGGTAGCATGCGAAACGCGATATTGTTCTTATTTATATTTTTCCTGATAGGAATTATTTTATTATCCAGAGTTCCGAAGGAAAACAAATAA
- a CDS encoding head GIN domain-containing protein, with amino-acid sequence MKKSLVLVIALLCFSISQAQWKKVKGNGEMTKQKRSTGDYDAIKCAGSFDYILVSGTEGNITIEGESNLLEHIVTEVKDGTLHVKTQKGKNLSTSWNKTITITIPFQDIDNVSLSGSGDLWNKDRISTSTLDVSLSGSGDIVLDIQTQRVTGKVTGSGDLTLKGSTTDLKAGVTGSGDFHGFNLQSTNTDVYVKGSGDAEVVCNGVFKARVTGSGDIEYRGNPKTEDTKVSGSGSIEN; translated from the coding sequence ATGAAAAAATCACTTGTATTAGTAATAGCCTTGTTATGCTTCTCAATATCACAAGCCCAATGGAAAAAAGTAAAAGGAAACGGTGAAATGACGAAGCAAAAGAGATCGACGGGAGATTATGATGCTATTAAATGTGCTGGAAGCTTTGATTATATACTAGTCTCTGGAACAGAAGGTAACATCACTATTGAAGGCGAATCCAACTTATTAGAACATATTGTTACAGAAGTTAAAGATGGCACCTTACACGTGAAAACACAAAAGGGTAAAAACTTGAGTACGAGCTGGAATAAAACCATTACAATCACGATACCCTTCCAAGATATTGACAATGTCTCGTTGTCAGGTTCAGGAGATTTATGGAATAAAGATCGTATTTCAACCAGCACTCTTGACGTGTCTTTATCTGGTTCAGGTGATATTGTTCTTGATATTCAAACTCAGCGTGTTACAGGAAAGGTTACAGGGTCTGGGGATTTAACTCTAAAAGGCAGTACTACCGATTTAAAAGCCGGTGTAACAGGATCTGGAGATTTCCACGGATTTAATCTTCAATCTACTAATACAGATGTTTATGTGAAAGGTTCTGGTGATGCTGAAGTAGTTTGTAATGGTGTTTTTAAAGCTAGAGTTACAGGCTCCGGTGATATTGAGTACAGGGGAAATCCAAAAACTGAGGATACGAAAGTTTCAGGATCTGGAAGTATTGAAAACTAA
- a CDS encoding RNA polymerase sigma factor, with translation MTLTNQNIEQLLQLCKSGNQHAQMEVYNRYYKAMYNTALRIVKDSFEAEDIMQDSFLTAFMKLHSLKELKTFGAWLKRIVVNNSIYHYKKNNKYQDVPLDDVLYKVEDHSGVPEDSDFTNLKARQVLKTMQSLKGNYRMCLTLHLIEGYDYDEICDIMEISPANCRTMMSRAKDSLRKKLEPLVQY, from the coding sequence TTGACACTAACCAATCAAAATATAGAGCAGTTATTACAGCTTTGTAAATCAGGCAACCAGCACGCGCAAATGGAAGTCTATAATAGATATTACAAAGCCATGTATAATACAGCCTTGAGAATTGTAAAAGACAGTTTTGAAGCTGAGGATATCATGCAAGATTCTTTTTTAACAGCATTCATGAAGTTACATAGTTTGAAAGAACTTAAAACTTTTGGAGCTTGGTTAAAGCGGATAGTCGTAAATAACAGTATCTATCACTATAAAAAAAACAATAAATATCAAGACGTTCCTTTAGATGATGTGTTATATAAAGTTGAAGATCATTCTGGAGTACCTGAAGATTCAGACTTTACAAATCTTAAGGCGCGGCAGGTTTTGAAAACAATGCAGTCACTCAAAGGTAATTATAGAATGTGCTTAACGCTTCATTTAATTGAAGGCTATGATTATGATGAAATCTGCGATATCATGGAGATCTCGCCTGCCAATTGTAGAACAATGATGTCGAGAGCAAAAGACAGTCTAAGAAAAAAATTAGAGCCCTTGGTTCAGTATTAA
- the lon gene encoding endopeptidase La, whose product MAKSNFLKLDSLSFQDFDENSELIPLMTPEDEAEINNELLPESLPILPLRNTVLFPGVVIPITAGRDKSIKLINDANNGSKVIGVVSQKDEVVEDPSAKDVFKKGTVARILKVLKMPDGNTTIIIQGKKRFEIQDIISEDPYLTASVKDVPEAKPAVNNEEFSAIIESIKDLSLQIIKDSPNIPTEASFAIKNIESDSFLVNFVSSNMNLSVKEKQELLEINDLKERALATLKFMNVELQKLELKNDIQSKVQSDMNQQQREYFLHQQMKTIQEELGGGVSSGEEIEEMRQRAKKKKWDKNVSDHFDKELSKMQRMNPQVAEYSIQRNYLDLFLDLPWNEFSDDKFDLKRAMRILDRDHYGLDDVKKRIIEYLAVLKLRNDMKSPILCLYGPPGVGKTSLGKSIAEALGREYVRMSLGGLRDEAEIRGHRKTYIGAMPGRIIQSLKKAGTSNPVFVLDEIDKLSNSHQGDPSSALLEVLDPEQNSDFHDNFLEMGFDLSKVMFIATSNSLNTIQPALIDRMEIINVTGYTIEEKVEIAKRHLLPKQLKEHGLTDVHLKIGKPQLEKIVEGYTRESGVRGLEKQIAKMVRHAAKNIAMEEDYNLKVTNQDVLDVLGSPRLERDKYENNNVAGVVTGLAWTRVGGDILFIESILSKGKGNLTITGNLGKVMKESATIAMEYIKANADDFGIEPKVFENYNVHIHVPEGATPKDGPSAGVTMLTSLVSLFTQRKVKKSLAMTGEITLRGKVLPVGGIKEKILAAKRAKIKEILLCEDNRRDIDEIKAEYLKGLKFHYVKDMSDVLNIALTNQKVKNAKKL is encoded by the coding sequence ATGGCGAAGTCTAATTTTTTAAAGCTTGACAGTTTGTCATTTCAGGATTTTGATGAAAATTCAGAATTAATTCCTTTAATGACACCCGAAGATGAGGCAGAAATAAATAATGAGCTCCTTCCTGAATCACTGCCTATTCTTCCTTTGCGAAACACGGTTTTATTTCCAGGAGTAGTGATTCCAATTACTGCAGGTCGAGATAAATCAATAAAGCTCATCAATGATGCTAATAATGGAAGCAAGGTAATTGGTGTGGTCTCTCAAAAAGACGAAGTAGTTGAAGATCCTTCAGCAAAGGATGTTTTTAAGAAAGGAACTGTTGCAAGAATCTTAAAAGTTCTTAAAATGCCTGATGGTAATACGACCATTATCATTCAAGGAAAGAAACGATTTGAAATACAAGATATTATATCCGAAGACCCTTATTTAACAGCTTCGGTTAAGGATGTTCCTGAAGCTAAACCAGCGGTTAATAATGAAGAGTTTTCTGCAATTATTGAGTCTATAAAAGATCTTTCACTACAAATTATAAAGGATAGTCCTAATATCCCAACCGAAGCTTCTTTCGCAATTAAAAATATTGAAAGTGACTCATTCTTGGTAAATTTTGTCTCTTCTAACATGAATCTTTCTGTTAAAGAAAAGCAAGAATTACTTGAGATTAATGATTTGAAAGAACGTGCTCTTGCAACCTTAAAATTTATGAATGTTGAACTTCAGAAATTGGAGCTTAAAAATGATATTCAATCTAAGGTTCAAAGCGACATGAACCAACAGCAGCGCGAATATTTCTTGCACCAACAGATGAAAACTATTCAAGAAGAACTTGGTGGAGGAGTCTCATCTGGTGAAGAAATTGAGGAGATGCGTCAAAGAGCCAAGAAGAAAAAATGGGATAAGAATGTTTCAGATCATTTTGATAAAGAATTATCTAAAATGCAACGCATGAACCCACAAGTGGCTGAGTATTCGATACAGCGTAATTATTTGGATCTATTTTTGGATTTACCCTGGAACGAGTTCAGTGACGATAAATTTGATCTCAAACGTGCGATGCGAATTCTAGATCGTGATCATTATGGCTTAGATGATGTCAAAAAGCGTATCATCGAATATCTTGCGGTTTTAAAATTGCGCAATGATATGAAATCACCAATTTTATGTTTATATGGTCCTCCTGGCGTAGGTAAAACATCATTAGGTAAGTCTATTGCCGAGGCTTTAGGTAGAGAGTATGTTCGTATGTCATTAGGAGGATTGCGTGATGAGGCCGAAATTAGAGGGCATCGAAAAACGTATATAGGAGCGATGCCAGGACGAATCATTCAGAGTCTGAAAAAAGCAGGAACATCAAATCCAGTATTTGTACTTGATGAAATTGATAAATTATCTAACTCACATCAAGGCGATCCATCTTCAGCCTTATTAGAAGTTTTAGATCCAGAGCAGAATAGTGACTTTCATGATAACTTTCTTGAAATGGGATTTGATTTATCAAAGGTCATGTTTATTGCGACATCAAATAGTTTAAATACTATTCAACCAGCATTAATTGATCGTATGGAAATCATTAATGTTACTGGGTATACGATTGAAGAAAAAGTAGAAATAGCAAAACGTCATTTGTTACCAAAGCAACTTAAAGAACACGGCTTAACCGATGTACATCTTAAAATTGGAAAGCCACAACTCGAAAAGATTGTAGAAGGCTATACAAGAGAGTCTGGAGTACGTGGATTAGAAAAACAAATTGCTAAAATGGTACGTCATGCCGCCAAGAACATAGCAATGGAGGAAGATTACAATCTGAAGGTCACCAATCAGGATGTGTTGGATGTTTTAGGCTCACCTCGATTAGAACGTGATAAATATGAAAATAATAATGTGGCGGGTGTCGTTACTGGTCTAGCGTGGACTAGAGTAGGTGGTGATATTTTGTTTATTGAATCTATTTTATCTAAAGGAAAAGGGAATTTAACAATTACTGGTAACCTCGGGAAAGTGATGAAAGAGTCGGCGACTATCGCTATGGAATACATTAAGGCGAATGCTGATGATTTTGGAATAGAACCAAAAGTTTTTGAAAATTATAATGTCCATATTCACGTTCCAGAAGGTGCAACTCCAAAAGACGGCCCAAGTGCAGGTGTAACAATGTTAACTTCTTTAGTATCTTTGTTTACACAACGTAAGGTCAAAAAGAGTTTAGCAATGACTGGTGAGATTACTCTAAGAGGAAAAGTGTTGCCTGTTGGAGGAATTAAAGAAAAGATTCTCGCAGCAAAACGCGCGAAAATTAAAGAGATTTTACTTTGCGAAGATAATAGACGCGATATTGATGAAATTAAAGCAGAGTATTTGAAAGGACTCAAATTTCATTATGTCAAAGATATGAGTGATGTTCTAAACATAGCACTCACCAATCAAAAAGTTAAGAATGCTAAAAAACTTTAA
- a CDS encoding LysM peptidoglycan-binding domain-containing protein, which translates to MLKNFKVFISVIMVVTSVYGVTAQTDTYKEVLLDGKPARLNLVTGEVTLIHAKKVNAISTAQSKVAKDSVLMSKEKQIPVVDMKSEREKHKVAGSTIKNTAMVYDIGQPTTANNITDFHTVQKGETLYGLSRRYQTTLGALKTANNLETTLIKVGQILRVSNFDALYNNETWTVSKGDTLYSIAKKANTTVEAIKARNRLTSNLIKVGQILRLK; encoded by the coding sequence ATGCTAAAAAACTTTAAAGTATTTATATCCGTGATAATGGTAGTAACTTCTGTTTATGGAGTTACTGCCCAAACGGATACTTATAAAGAGGTACTATTAGATGGTAAACCAGCTAGACTTAATCTGGTAACTGGTGAAGTCACTTTAATTCATGCTAAAAAAGTAAATGCAATAAGTACAGCACAAAGTAAAGTTGCAAAGGATTCTGTTTTAATGTCTAAAGAGAAACAGATTCCTGTAGTTGATATGAAATCTGAGCGGGAAAAACATAAAGTTGCGGGCTCTACAATAAAAAATACAGCTATGGTCTATGACATAGGGCAACCCACGACTGCAAATAATATTACTGATTTCCATACCGTTCAAAAAGGCGAAACACTTTACGGCTTATCCAGACGATACCAAACTACATTAGGGGCATTAAAAACTGCGAACAATTTAGAAACAACGCTCATCAAAGTTGGTCAGATTTTACGAGTTAGTAATTTTGACGCTCTGTATAATAATGAAACGTGGACCGTTTCAAAAGGAGACACCTTATATAGTATTGCTAAAAAAGCAAATACTACTGTTGAAGCTATAAAAGCGCGAAATAGATTAACAAGTAATCTTATTAAGGTTGGGCAAATCCTTCGACTAAAATAG